DNA from ANME-2 cluster archaeon:
GATGGTAGTGTTAGCATATTTTGCAAGATTCTGGTCATGAGTGACCATTATGATCGTTTTCCCCTCCTCCCTCCAGAATCTGTGAAGCATTTCAATGATATTTTTTCCAGTGACACTATCGAGCGCACCGGTAGGTTCATCTGCCAGGATAATTTCCGGATCTGTTACCAGGCATCGTGCAATTGAAACTCGCTGTTGTTGTCCCCCGGAAAGCTGGGAAGGCCGGTGATGAATTTTATCAGCTAATCCCAGGAAAGCCAGAATTTCCTTGGCCCTTTTGGAAGCTATCTTATCATCGATTTCCTGGAACTCTAAAGGAAGCATGACGTTTTCAAATGCAGTCATGGTCGGGATCAGGTTATATTGCTGAAAGATGAATCCAATCGTCTTTCCCCGAAATGTTGCCAGATCTGATTCGCTGAGCTGGCTGATATCCTGGTCTTTTAATAGTATCCTGCCTTTTGAGGGGATATCCAGACATCCGATCAAATTCATCATTGTTGATTTCCCGCTCCCTGATGCACCGATAATGGCAACAAAATCACTTTTTTTAATCTCTACGGTTACTCCCTTCAAAGCGGGAACTTCGATTTCTCCCATTTGGTAGATCTTCCAGACATCTTCCAAATGGAGGAGTACACCATTCTCATTTTCTGGTAAGTTCTGATTTTTTGTCATATTCAGTCAGACTTTTCATCTGTTACATTCAGCGAATTAAGTCAATATTCTCATGGTATCGATTGATCTAAAAAAAATAAGAAGAAAAAGGATAATTAGGTTACCTTCCTCTTCCGGATTGTCCGGACATTTTATGTTCGCCAAATCTGCCGGGCAATCCAAGCTGTTCTCTAAGCTCTGCTACTGTTTCGTAATCTCCGTCCAGTTTTGCCTGATGAAGTTGGACAAGCATTTCAAAGTCATCCTCATTCTGGATATTTGATAACACTGGCAAATTCTCTGCTGCTACTTTAAAGGCTTTATAGTCTCCAGCCTCAATAGCTTGTCTCTTGTCTTCTCTATGCTCTCGCATTTCAGACCTGGCCTCATGCCTCTCTACACAGTCGTTGAAGTTTTCCTCTGTCAATTGGTTCGACATAACTTCTTTCCAGGCTTGGTAGTTGTTTGTTTCAATGGCATTCACAATATCTTCCCTGCTTTCAGAATCCATTCCAAATACATTTCCTCTGTAAGCTGATGCTGTTCCTAATGCTGCCAAAATTATCATCAGAGCCAGCACACCAAAGAACTTCGTTCTTTTCATTTTATTTACACCTCAAAATACTACATTATCAAAACCTGCTTATAAGAACAAAGAAGGTAAAATGTACACTTTACATCCACCTTTTTTATTAATGTTCAGATAGAATATTAGGATATATGCCTCCGTTTCATCTAATCGATCCCACAAGGCTGGCTGTAGAACTTGTCTACACACTTATTGTTGTATTTCTTTGCTTTGCGATATATTATAAAACCAGGGAAATATTTGGTCTGACAAAGCATGAAGGGATAAAATATTTTAGAATAACGTTCTTATTTTTTGGATTCGCCTATATTTCCAGATTCATATCCGTTTTATTAAAGTTAATGGTAGTAACATTTGATATTTATTTCCCGATACACATATTTGGAATTTTTCCCCTGGTTTTTATCGGATACTTCAGCACAATGGCTATTCTTTCATTGACGTATAGTATACTATGGAAAAAACTGCATACCAAGCATACTTTTTTATTATTTAATGTCATTGCCGTTCTAATATCAGGTATTGCATTTTTTTCGAGATCACCATCTATTCTGATATTAGCACAGGCAGTATTGCTCATTTTTACATCAATAATTATTGCCCGCTATATTTTCAGCAATTTGAGAAAAATCTCCAGGCTTTATATTTTATATATTTTGTTTTTCCTGTTCTGGATAGTCAATCTAATCGCATTGAGTCCAAGAAGATTGCTTCCATTTGAGATACAAACTGTATTTCAGGTTATATCGATTGCAGTGATTGGGATTATCTATTATAAAGTGGCCAAGTGGACATGATGAAGCGTAAAAGAGATCGTTTGGAGGTGATATATGACATATTGAAGATCATTAGACATTATAATAATTCCATTAAGCCTACACCCCTGCTGAGATATTCAAATCTATCATCACAGAGTTTTTCCGAATACTTAAGTGAATTATTGGACAAGGGATTTATTAAAGAAATTATTGACGAAAAAGGAAGGAAGTTTTTTACATTGACAGATAAAGGATTTGAATATCTTGAAAAATACAAATTAATTATCGGTTTTATTGATGAGTTTGAACTATGACCATTTTTTAGTAAAACTTATTTTTTCCGTCCCCTTCTCCTTAAAGTCACTATCTACCATCGCATTTTGGGAACTTTGGGACACGACCCATCGTAAAACCCGAGACTTTTTAATTTAATCTGATAAAGCATGATAAATGGATTATGGCAAAGAAGATCAACCACAGAGAGCACAGAGCGTTATTGTTTTCTTGATTTCTTTTCAGTCAAATTAAGATAATTCCCATTGGATACTACTTCCTCACCACTTCTTCTTTCCAGTTCTTCTCTTGCCACTCCTGCAACTGTCTCGCCTTCTTTTGCAGCATCTTTGTTCTCATCAAACCCGACCGCATCCTTATTTCTGGCTATTTTCGTCTTATTCTGGCTCCCTCGAAAACAATGAGTGCGTCTTTGGAATCCATATTCTTTCACCTTGATGATGTATTCTTTTATGTAAGAGGTATGAACTGGAAAAAAAGGTTAGGAGTGAGCGGGGTGAAAGTAAGATTTTGCAAAAATAAATAACAATCCACTCTGATTGTCGGTTTC
Protein-coding regions in this window:
- a CDS encoding winged helix DNA-binding protein, whose protein sequence is MKRKRDRLEVIYDILKIIRHYNNSIKPTPLLRYSNLSSQSFSEYLSELLDKGFIKEIIDEKGRKFFTLTDKGFEYLEKYKLIIGFIDEFEL
- a CDS encoding ABC transporter ATP-binding protein is translated as MTKNQNLPENENGVLLHLEDVWKIYQMGEIEVPALKGVTVEIKKSDFVAIIGASGSGKSTMMNLIGCLDIPSKGRILLKDQDISQLSESDLATFRGKTIGFIFQQYNLIPTMTAFENVMLPLEFQEIDDKIASKRAKEILAFLGLADKIHHRPSQLSGGQQQRVSIARCLVTDPEIILADEPTGALDSVTGKNIIEMLHRFWREEGKTIIMVTHDQNLAKYANTTIELKDGEIIRIQENAHEILRMTCSKNESTPCRLSQN